In the genome of Notamacropus eugenii isolate mMacEug1 chromosome 5, mMacEug1.pri_v2, whole genome shotgun sequence, one region contains:
- the FOXA3 gene encoding hepatocyte nuclear factor 3-gamma isoform X1, which yields MLGAAPSVKMEAHELSEWSYFPEASEVYPPVTPMSTMTPLNSYMTLSPLSPPYPPPGLPASPLPAGPLAPTAPPAPLGPPFPALGPSGGSSGGPGYAGPGPVLGRPKEAPKGSYRRPLAHAKPPYSYISLITMAIQQAPGKMLTLNEIYQWIMDLFPYYRENQQRWQNSIRHSLSFNDCFVKVARSPDKPGKGSYWALHPGSGNMFENGCYLRRQKRFKLEEKVKKADGGGGGGGPGGRGAAGAASAALSSSPPPPPGPPAPEAEALGGGEGTAGTLNCSSPPPSGGPYFPGLELPSELKLDVPYNFNHPFSISNLMSEQAAPSPMPQAAPKLDVGFPGYGAEGGGGLGEAGVYYQGLYTRSLLNAS from the coding sequence GTCTACCCACCGGTGACACCAATGAGCACAATGACCCCCCTCAATTCTTACATGACCCTGAGCCCCCTGAGCCCTCCATACCCACCTCCTGGCCTCCCAGCCTCACCCCTTCCAGCTGGTCCCCTGGCCCCAACAGCTCCCCCAGCGCCTCTGGGACCTCCATTCCCAGCTCTGGGACCCAGTGGGGGCAGCAGCGGGGGCCCAGGGTATGCTGGCCCAGGACCTGTGCTAGGTCGGCCAAAGGAGGCCCCGAAGGGCAGTTACCGCCGTCCTCTGGCTCACGCTAAACCCCCATACTCCTACATCTCCCTCATCACTATGGCTATCCAGCAGGCCCCTGGCAAGATGCTGACCCTGAATGAGATTTATCAGTGGATTATGGACCTGTTTCCGTACTACCGAGAGAACCAACAGAGATGGCAGAACTCCATCCGCCACTCACTTTCCTTCAATGATTGCTTTGTCAAGGTGGCCCGATCTCCGGACAAACCCGGCAAAGGCTCTTACTGGGCCCTCCACCCAGGTTCTGGCAACATGTTTGAGAATGGTTGCTATCTCCGGCGGCAGAAACGCTTCAAGCTGGAGGAGAAAGTCAAGAAAGCTgatggtgggggtggaggtgggggaccAGGGGGCCGGGGAGCAGCCGGGGCTGCCTCAGCTGCCTtgtcttcctccccacctccaccacctGGGCCCCCTGCTCCGGAGGCAGAGGCcctgggtgggggggagggaacagCAGGGACCCTGAACTGCAGCTCGCCCCCACCCTCTGGGGGCCCCTATTTCCCTGGCTTGGAACTCCCCAGTGAGCTGAAGTTGGATGTCCCCTATAACTTCAACCACCCCTTCTCTATTAGTAACCTGATGTCGGAGCAGGCAGCGCCAAGTCCGATGCCACAGGCAGCTCCCAAGCTGGACGTGGGTTTCCCTGGCTATGGGGCTGAGGGTGGAGGTGGACTTGGTGAGGCTGGGGTCTACTACCAGGGCCTGTATACCCGCTCTCTTCTCAACGCTTCCTAG
- the FOXA3 gene encoding hepatocyte nuclear factor 3-gamma isoform X2 — protein sequence MSTMTPLNSYMTLSPLSPPYPPPGLPASPLPAGPLAPTAPPAPLGPPFPALGPSGGSSGGPGYAGPGPVLGRPKEAPKGSYRRPLAHAKPPYSYISLITMAIQQAPGKMLTLNEIYQWIMDLFPYYRENQQRWQNSIRHSLSFNDCFVKVARSPDKPGKGSYWALHPGSGNMFENGCYLRRQKRFKLEEKVKKADGGGGGGGPGGRGAAGAASAALSSSPPPPPGPPAPEAEALGGGEGTAGTLNCSSPPPSGGPYFPGLELPSELKLDVPYNFNHPFSISNLMSEQAAPSPMPQAAPKLDVGFPGYGAEGGGGLGEAGVYYQGLYTRSLLNAS from the coding sequence ATGAGCACAATGACCCCCCTCAATTCTTACATGACCCTGAGCCCCCTGAGCCCTCCATACCCACCTCCTGGCCTCCCAGCCTCACCCCTTCCAGCTGGTCCCCTGGCCCCAACAGCTCCCCCAGCGCCTCTGGGACCTCCATTCCCAGCTCTGGGACCCAGTGGGGGCAGCAGCGGGGGCCCAGGGTATGCTGGCCCAGGACCTGTGCTAGGTCGGCCAAAGGAGGCCCCGAAGGGCAGTTACCGCCGTCCTCTGGCTCACGCTAAACCCCCATACTCCTACATCTCCCTCATCACTATGGCTATCCAGCAGGCCCCTGGCAAGATGCTGACCCTGAATGAGATTTATCAGTGGATTATGGACCTGTTTCCGTACTACCGAGAGAACCAACAGAGATGGCAGAACTCCATCCGCCACTCACTTTCCTTCAATGATTGCTTTGTCAAGGTGGCCCGATCTCCGGACAAACCCGGCAAAGGCTCTTACTGGGCCCTCCACCCAGGTTCTGGCAACATGTTTGAGAATGGTTGCTATCTCCGGCGGCAGAAACGCTTCAAGCTGGAGGAGAAAGTCAAGAAAGCTgatggtgggggtggaggtgggggaccAGGGGGCCGGGGAGCAGCCGGGGCTGCCTCAGCTGCCTtgtcttcctccccacctccaccacctGGGCCCCCTGCTCCGGAGGCAGAGGCcctgggtgggggggagggaacagCAGGGACCCTGAACTGCAGCTCGCCCCCACCCTCTGGGGGCCCCTATTTCCCTGGCTTGGAACTCCCCAGTGAGCTGAAGTTGGATGTCCCCTATAACTTCAACCACCCCTTCTCTATTAGTAACCTGATGTCGGAGCAGGCAGCGCCAAGTCCGATGCCACAGGCAGCTCCCAAGCTGGACGTGGGTTTCCCTGGCTATGGGGCTGAGGGTGGAGGTGGACTTGGTGAGGCTGGGGTCTACTACCAGGGCCTGTATACCCGCTCTCTTCTCAACGCTTCCTAG